The nucleotide sequence GCGACGAGCAGATGATGGAATTCCCGTATCAGCCTACCAATATTCTGGAAGAGCTGCTGATGCGCGCCGTGCATGAGCCCAACCTGCGGCCCGCCTTTTACCAGGCGCTGCTGCACGAGCAGCTCTACGCCGTAACGCTGCCCCAGGAAGGCCAGCCCGGCGGCGAAGTACAGATCGAGCCCGGCATGGAAATCCAGCTGCAGGTGCTGCACGACGGCAACATTCCGCTGTTTTCGTCGGCTGAGCGCATTTTTGAGGGCGGCGTGACGCCCGAGTCGGTGTCGTACATCCACGTGCGCGGCCTCGACCTGCTGCAGATGGTGCAGGCTACCAACTGCGTACTCAACCCCTTCTCGCCCGCCGGCAAGCTTCTCACCAGCCAGGAAATCCAGGATCTGCTGGTGTCTGACCTGGTGAACCTGCCCGCCGGCCCCGAAGGCGACCAGGTGCCAGTACAGCTGGGCCCGCCTACCACCGAGCCCACCGAGCTTCTGGCCGCCCTGCGCGAGTTCTGCGCCGGTAAGGAATTCCTGGAACAGGCCTACCTGGCCGAAATGCGTATCGAAAACAGCGAAGTACCGCCACGCCTGCTGCTGGCTTTCCAGGCCGACAGCCCCGAGCAGAACCCGGAGTTCCTGCAGGAGCTGGGCCCCGTGATTGAAGGCCGCCTCGAAGGCTACCAGTTCGTGGATATGATGCTGCTCAACCCCGCCAGCGACGAGCCGCTCAACCAGTACTTCATCCACCAGGAGCCGTTCTACAAACGCGGCTAGGTTATAAGAGAATTACCTGTCATCCTGAGTGCAGCGAAAGATCTTATCACGCTGGAACGATGCTTCTAACAACGGCTCGTTCCAGCGTGATAAGATCCTTCGCTGCACTCAGGATGACACGTTTTATTACATAGTCACCTCATTCCTCTTTTGCTTGGCCAGCAGGCGCCGGAACACTGGGCGCAGCGCGAAGTTCAGGATTAGCCCTACCGGCACTGAAGCCAGCGCCCAGAGTAACAGGGCGCCCAGCATGGCATGCCAGAGCAGGTGCAACGCCGCCAACCAGTCGTGCCCGAACAGGTACTGCAGCTGCGCCAGTGTCAGCTCGGGGCCGGTGTTGCCGCCCAGTAACTCGGCGCCTGCGTGCATGGCCGGAATGATGAGCAGCAGTTGCAACGGGCTTAGCAAATGGCTCACCAGCAGCAGCGCGGCCACGTTCAGGCGCAGGCGCACGGCGGCCACGCTGCACAGCAGCGTAGTGACGCCCAGCGTGGGCACCAACCCGAAAATCACGCCCAGCGCTACCGTCAGCGAGAGTTGGGCGGGCGTGAGGCCCTGCCGGAGCACGTTCAGCACGGGCCCCACGATGCGGCGGCGCCACCAGCTGGCGGGCGCTGACGGCGGGGCGGCTACGGGCTCTGGCAAATCGGACGGCTTGGAAACAGGCACGGGCAAACAAAAACAGACGTACACGAATCAGGACGGGGCGCTACCTTCGTACGTTGCCCATCGGCCTTCGGCCACAGAACCAGTACGCAGGCCAGATGACAAAAGTACACGCGCCGGGCCCAACGCGCCGCCGCCTCTTCCTCGATATCCTGATTCTGCTGCGGCGGG is from Hymenobacter yonginensis and encodes:
- a CDS encoding enhanced serine sensitivity protein SseB C-terminal domain-containing protein, which gives rise to MGLFDFLKKKPETPETFSAPSASPAAPAADSAAAAPAPAGPRYKGSNYTLPVEEAPAAPMMLMMPMMPDDEAGDEQMMEFPYQPTNILEELLMRAVHEPNLRPAFYQALLHEQLYAVTLPQEGQPGGEVQIEPGMEIQLQVLHDGNIPLFSSAERIFEGGVTPESVSYIHVRGLDLLQMVQATNCVLNPFSPAGKLLTSQEIQDLLVSDLVNLPAGPEGDQVPVQLGPPTTEPTELLAALREFCAGKEFLEQAYLAEMRIENSEVPPRLLLAFQADSPEQNPEFLQELGPVIEGRLEGYQFVDMMLLNPASDEPLNQYFIHQEPFYKRG
- a CDS encoding DUF2062 domain-containing protein; amino-acid sequence: MPVSKPSDLPEPVAAPPSAPASWWRRRIVGPVLNVLRQGLTPAQLSLTVALGVIFGLVPTLGVTTLLCSVAAVRLRLNVAALLLVSHLLSPLQLLLIIPAMHAGAELLGGNTGPELTLAQLQYLFGHDWLAALHLLWHAMLGALLLWALASVPVGLILNFALRPVFRRLLAKQKRNEVTM